A region of Streptomyces sp. TG1A-60 DNA encodes the following proteins:
- the ftsE gene encoding cell division ATP-binding protein FtsE gives MIRFDNVSKVYPKQTRPALRDVSLEVEKGEFVFLVGSSGSGKSTFLRLILREERCSQGQVHVLGKDLARLSNWKVPQMRRQLGTVFQDFRLLPNKTVGENVAFAQEVIGKSRGEIRKSVPQVLELVGLGGKEERMPGELSGGEQQRVAVARAFVNRPKLLIADEPTGNLDPQTSVGIMKLLDRINRTGTTVVMATHDQNIVDQMRKRVIELEKGRLVRDQARGVYGYQH, from the coding sequence GTGATCCGATTCGACAACGTGTCCAAGGTCTACCCCAAGCAGACCCGCCCCGCACTCAGGGATGTGTCCCTGGAGGTCGAGAAGGGCGAGTTCGTGTTCCTCGTGGGATCCTCCGGCTCCGGAAAGTCCACCTTCCTGCGGCTGATCCTCCGGGAGGAGCGGTGCAGCCAGGGGCAGGTGCACGTGCTGGGCAAGGATCTCGCGCGCCTCTCCAACTGGAAGGTGCCGCAGATGCGCCGCCAGCTCGGGACGGTGTTCCAGGACTTCCGGCTGCTGCCGAACAAGACGGTCGGTGAGAACGTCGCCTTCGCGCAGGAGGTCATCGGCAAGTCGCGCGGCGAGATCCGCAAGTCCGTGCCGCAGGTGCTGGAGCTGGTCGGTCTCGGCGGCAAGGAGGAGCGGATGCCGGGCGAGCTGTCGGGTGGTGAGCAGCAGCGCGTGGCCGTCGCGCGGGCCTTCGTGAACCGGCCCAAGCTGCTGATCGCGGACGAGCCCACCGGCAACCTCGACCCGCAGACCTCCGTCGGCATCATGAAGCTGCTCGACCGCATCAACCGGACGGGCACCACCGTGGTGATGGCGACCCACGACCAGAACATCGTGGACCAGATGCGCAAGCGCGTCATCGAGCTGGAGAAGGGCCGCCTCGTCCGCGACCAGGCGCGCGGCGTCTACGGCTACCAGCACTGA
- the ftsX gene encoding permease-like cell division protein FtsX: MRAQFVLSEIGVGLRRNLTMTFAVVVSVALSLALFGGSLLMSDQVNQMKGYWYDKVNVSIFLCNKSDAESDPNCAKGAVTTEQKNQIKSDLNKMSVVNNVAYESQDQAYKHYKEQFGDSPLASSLTPDQMQESYRVKLKDPEKYQVIASAFNGRDGVQSVQDQKGILDNLFRLLGYLNWAARGVMAVMLVVALLLIVNTVRVSAFSRRRETGIMRLVGASGFYIQAPFIMEAAVAGIIGGTIACAFLILGQYFVIDNGVSLSQNLPLINFVGWDAVLTKLPLILAASFLMPALAAFFALRKYLKV; this comes from the coding sequence ATGCGCGCCCAGTTCGTCCTGTCGGAGATCGGTGTCGGTCTCCGCCGCAACCTCACGATGACCTTCGCGGTCGTCGTCTCCGTCGCTCTCTCCCTCGCTTTGTTCGGCGGTTCGCTGCTGATGAGCGACCAGGTCAACCAGATGAAGGGCTACTGGTACGACAAGGTCAACGTGTCGATCTTCCTGTGCAACAAGAGCGACGCGGAGTCCGATCCCAACTGTGCCAAGGGCGCGGTCACCACCGAGCAGAAGAACCAGATCAAGTCCGACCTGAACAAGATGTCGGTCGTGAACAACGTCGCCTACGAGTCGCAGGACCAGGCGTACAAGCACTACAAGGAGCAGTTCGGCGACTCCCCGCTGGCCAGCAGCCTCACGCCGGACCAGATGCAGGAGTCGTACCGCGTCAAGCTGAAGGACCCGGAGAAGTACCAGGTCATCGCGAGTGCCTTCAACGGCCGTGACGGGGTGCAGTCGGTGCAGGACCAGAAGGGCATCCTGGACAACCTGTTCCGGCTCCTGGGGTATCTGAACTGGGCGGCGCGCGGGGTGATGGCGGTCATGCTGGTCGTGGCGCTGCTGCTGATCGTCAACACGGTGCGTGTCTCGGCGTTCAGCCGTCGGCGTGAGACCGGGATCATGCGGCTGGTCGGCGCGTCCGGCTTCTACATCCAGGCGCCGTTCATCATGGAGGCCGCCGTCGCGGGCATCATCGGCGGCACGATCGCCTGTGCCTTCCTGATCCTCGGGCAGTACTTCGTGATCGACAACGGAGTGTCGCTGTCCCAGAACCTGCCATTGATCAATTTCGTCGGCTGGGACGCGGTCCTGACCAAGCTGCCGCTCATCCTCGCGGCGAGCTTCCTGATGCCGGCGTTGGCCGCCTTCTTCGCGTTGCGCAAGTACCTGAAGGTGTGA
- a CDS encoding S41 family peptidase, whose product MSGRDLFSQPRRIGRGAALTLVFASVLATGAATGSFEEPYRRPATTDTSRSAPAGRERDVAEAAAEAMADGESAVEAAERAVSRSGDRWGAVYSEDEYEQFEEALDGAYTGVGLWARLERDGGIAVTRVQDGSPAARAGIRAGDRLVGVDGEKVAGRPVTEVVSLLRGDALDGDTGTTGAPESAAAGTKVSLELRRGTRTWHETLRRARLSTEDVTLTRTAGGVGVITVDAFTKGSGDLVRAAVEQATEVSGFVLDLRGNSGGLVAEAVTASSAFLDGGLVATYDVNGEQQALHAEPGGDTTRALVALVDGGTMSAAELLTGALQDRGRAVVVGSRTFGKGSVQMPSRLPDGSVAELTVGHYRTPSGRGVDGTGITPDLEADGDALRRAETVLTGLGR is encoded by the coding sequence ATGTCAGGCCGTGACCTGTTCTCCCAGCCCCGCCGCATCGGCCGCGGGGCAGCCCTGACCTTGGTCTTCGCGAGCGTTCTCGCCACGGGCGCCGCGACCGGTTCCTTCGAGGAGCCGTACCGCAGGCCGGCCACCACGGACACCTCCCGCTCCGCCCCCGCAGGCCGGGAGCGGGACGTCGCCGAGGCCGCCGCCGAGGCCATGGCCGACGGCGAGTCCGCCGTGGAGGCCGCCGAGCGTGCCGTCAGCCGCAGCGGCGACCGGTGGGGCGCGGTCTACTCCGAGGACGAGTACGAGCAGTTCGAGGAGGCCCTCGACGGCGCGTACACCGGCGTCGGGCTGTGGGCCCGGCTGGAACGCGACGGCGGCATCGCGGTGACGCGGGTGCAGGACGGCTCGCCCGCGGCCCGTGCGGGGATCCGCGCGGGCGACCGGCTCGTCGGCGTCGACGGCGAGAAGGTCGCAGGACGCCCGGTCACCGAGGTCGTCTCCTTACTCCGCGGCGACGCGCTCGACGGTGACACCGGGACCACCGGGGCTCCCGAGAGCGCGGCCGCCGGTACGAAGGTGTCGCTGGAGTTGCGGCGCGGCACCAGGACCTGGCACGAGACCCTCCGCCGGGCCCGTCTCTCCACCGAGGACGTGACCCTCACCCGTACCGCCGGCGGGGTGGGCGTCATCACGGTCGACGCGTTCACCAAGGGCTCCGGTGATCTCGTACGAGCAGCCGTCGAGCAGGCCACCGAGGTCTCCGGCTTCGTCCTCGACCTGCGCGGCAACTCCGGTGGCCTGGTCGCCGAGGCCGTCACCGCCTCCTCCGCCTTCCTCGACGGCGGCCTCGTCGCCACGTACGACGTCAACGGCGAGCAGCAGGCCCTGCACGCCGAACCCGGCGGCGACACGACGAGAGCGCTGGTCGCGCTCGTCGACGGCGGCACCATGAGCGCGGCCGAACTGCTCACCGGGGCCCTGCAGGACCGCGGTCGCGCGGTGGTCGTGGGCTCCCGCACCTTCGGCAAGGGCTCGGTCCAGATGCCGAGCCGCCTGCCCGACGGCTCCGTCGCCGAACTGACCGTCGGCCACTACCGCACCCCCTCCGGCCGCGGCGTCGACGGCACCGGCATCACCCCCGACCTCGAAGCGGACGGCGACGCCCTGCGGCGGGCCGAGACGGTACTGACCGGACTCGGGCGGTGA
- the smpB gene encoding SsrA-binding protein SmpB, which yields MYVPKESQPKQGGAAAKGREGEKGGKRKIVAQNKKARHDYAIIDTYEAGLVLTGTEVKSLREGRTSLADGFVQIDRGEAWLHNAHIPEYHQGSWTNHSARRKRKLLLHREEIDKLESKAQETGHTIVPLALYFKDGRAKAEIALARGKKEYDKRQTLREKQDRRESDRAIAAAKRKQRA from the coding sequence ATGTACGTACCGAAGGAATCCCAGCCCAAGCAGGGCGGGGCGGCGGCCAAGGGCAGGGAAGGCGAGAAGGGCGGCAAGCGCAAGATCGTCGCCCAGAACAAGAAGGCCCGGCACGACTACGCGATCATCGACACCTACGAGGCCGGACTCGTGCTCACCGGCACCGAGGTCAAGTCGCTGCGTGAGGGGCGGACCTCGCTGGCCGACGGCTTCGTCCAGATCGACCGGGGGGAGGCGTGGCTGCACAACGCCCACATCCCCGAGTACCACCAGGGCAGCTGGACCAACCACTCCGCGCGCCGCAAGCGCAAACTGCTGCTGCACCGCGAGGAGATCGACAAGCTGGAGTCCAAGGCGCAGGAGACGGGTCACACGATCGTGCCGCTCGCGCTGTACTTCAAGGACGGCCGGGCGAAGGCCGAGATCGCGCTCGCGCGAGGCAAGAAGGAGTACGACAAGCGGCAGACCCTGCGGGAGAAGCAGGACCGGCGGGAGTCGGACCGCGCGATCGCGGCGGCGAAGCGGAAGCAGCGCGCGTAG
- a CDS encoding LacI family DNA-binding transcriptional regulator, with protein MTVKITDVARHAGVSPSTVSYALSGKRPISAETRARVEASIRELGYRPHAGARALAGSKANVLAMVVPLRAGINVPVVMRLAVSAVTAARAHDHDVLLVTQEEGEESLRRVADTALVDALIVMDVQLHDPRLPLLRTLGCPSVLVGFPADSSGLTCVDLDFRTAGELCVEHLAGLGHRAVGLIGSPPEVYVRKTAFAQRVVQGFTSAATRNGMSSTVHPCEATPAAARTVAERLLREQPALTGVVIHNEAILEPLVDAFEHLGLRIPADLSVTALCPADLADRLRVPLTSIAIPTTELGEQAVDLLMKQLDGVPVPQATLLPPRLTVRASTARRVTG; from the coding sequence GTGACAGTGAAGATCACCGATGTGGCCCGGCACGCGGGCGTCTCCCCCAGCACCGTGTCGTACGCCCTCAGCGGCAAGCGGCCGATCTCGGCGGAGACCAGGGCGCGGGTCGAGGCGTCCATCCGCGAGCTGGGCTACCGCCCGCACGCGGGCGCGCGGGCTCTGGCCGGCAGCAAGGCGAATGTGCTGGCGATGGTGGTGCCGTTACGGGCCGGCATCAACGTGCCCGTGGTCATGCGGCTCGCGGTCTCTGCGGTCACGGCCGCCCGCGCGCACGACCACGACGTCCTGCTGGTGACGCAGGAGGAGGGCGAGGAAAGCCTGCGGCGAGTGGCCGACACGGCCCTGGTGGACGCGCTGATCGTGATGGACGTCCAACTCCACGACCCCAGGTTGCCGTTGTTGCGTACGCTGGGCTGTCCGTCGGTGCTGGTCGGCTTCCCCGCCGATTCCTCCGGCCTGACCTGCGTCGACCTGGACTTCAGGACGGCGGGCGAGCTGTGTGTGGAGCATCTGGCCGGCCTCGGCCACCGCGCGGTGGGCCTGATCGGCTCCCCGCCCGAGGTCTACGTCCGCAAGACCGCCTTCGCCCAACGCGTCGTCCAGGGCTTCACCTCCGCCGCCACCCGTAACGGCATGTCCTCCACGGTCCACCCCTGCGAGGCCACCCCCGCCGCCGCCCGCACGGTCGCCGAACGCCTTCTCCGCGAACAACCGGCGCTCACCGGCGTCGTCATCCACAACGAAGCCATCCTGGAACCCCTCGTCGACGCCTTCGAGCACCTCGGTCTACGTATCCCCGCCGACCTGTCCGTCACCGCGCTCTGCCCGGCCGACCTCGCCGACAGGCTCCGCGTCCCCCTCACCTCGATCGCCATCCCGACGACGGAGCTGGGAGAACAGGCGGTCGACCTGCTGATGAAGCAGCTGGACGGCGTCCCCGTGCCGCAGGCCACCCTGCTGCCGCCCCGGCTGACCGTGCGGGCCAGCACGGCCCGTCGGGTGACCGGGTGA
- the yicI gene encoding alpha-xylosidase — MKFTDGYWLLREGVTAAHPVEVLDVTATDGGALEVHAPTQPIRHRGDLLKGPVVTISAHAPMPDVVGVTFTHFEGARPPGPRFELTGEEFTPHTSYDEEHATLTAGELSVRVSRTGPWRVDFLAHGRTLTASGPKSMGIMRDASGAHYLREQLNLGVGTSVYGLGERFGPLVKNGQVVDIWNADGGTATEQAYKSVPFYLTDAGYGVFVDHPGKVSFEVASEIVSRVQFSAETQQLTYYVIYGPAPKDILRKYTALTGRPALPPAWSFGLWLSTSFTTSYDEETVTSFIEGMRERRLPLSVFHFDCFWMREFQWCDFAWDSRVFPDPEGMLARLKRRGVRISVWINPYIAQRSPLFAEGKALGHLLRRPDGSVWQWDLWQPGMALVDFTSPAARAWYAAKLEALLAQGVDCFKTDFGERVPVDVAWSDGTDPERMHNYYTYLYNRTVFDVLRKHRGEGEAVVFARSATVGSQRFPVHWGGDCESTYESMAESLRGGLSLGLSGFGYWSHDIGGFEGTPSPALFKRWIAFGLLSSHSRLHGSSSYRVPWVFDDESVDVLREFTRLKLSLMPYLYEAARTAHAEGVPMMRAMVLEFPDDPGCAYLERQYMLGPDLLVAPVFTDEGDVTYYVPEGTWTRFPAGDTVTGPRWVRERHGFLSVPLLVRPGAVVPVGAVTDRPDYDHADGVTLRAYGLAHGAQVTVPVGDATFKVVREGRVLRASCGDPRAPWGLAVGDREVRAPAGTGFLTMDLDVDPDVDPDVDVDGDPDVVVDPDLEGTGSA, encoded by the coding sequence ATGAAGTTCACCGACGGCTACTGGCTGCTCCGCGAAGGCGTCACCGCGGCCCACCCGGTCGAGGTCCTCGACGTCACCGCCACGGACGGCGGCGCGCTGGAGGTCCACGCGCCGACCCAGCCCATCCGCCACCGCGGCGACCTGCTGAAAGGACCGGTCGTGACGATCAGCGCCCACGCCCCCATGCCCGACGTCGTCGGCGTCACCTTCACCCACTTCGAGGGCGCGCGACCCCCCGGCCCCCGATTCGAGCTCACCGGCGAGGAGTTCACCCCCCACACCTCCTACGACGAGGAGCACGCCACCCTCACCGCCGGGGAGCTGTCGGTGCGCGTCTCCCGCACCGGCCCCTGGCGCGTGGACTTCCTCGCCCACGGCCGCACCCTCACCGCCAGCGGCCCCAAGTCGATGGGCATCATGCGCGACGCCTCCGGCGCCCACTATCTGCGCGAACAGCTCAACCTCGGTGTCGGCACCTCGGTGTACGGCCTCGGCGAACGCTTCGGCCCGCTCGTCAAGAACGGCCAGGTCGTCGACATCTGGAACGCCGACGGCGGCACGGCCACCGAGCAGGCATACAAGAGCGTGCCGTTCTACCTCACCGACGCCGGCTACGGCGTCTTCGTCGACCACCCCGGCAAGGTCTCCTTCGAGGTGGCCTCCGAGATCGTCTCGCGGGTCCAGTTCAGCGCGGAGACCCAGCAGTTGACGTACTACGTCATCTACGGCCCGGCCCCGAAGGACATCCTCCGCAAGTACACGGCCCTCACCGGCCGCCCGGCCCTCCCGCCCGCCTGGTCGTTCGGCCTCTGGCTGTCCACGTCCTTCACGACCTCCTACGACGAGGAGACGGTGACCTCCTTCATCGAGGGCATGCGGGAGCGCCGGCTGCCGCTCTCCGTCTTCCACTTCGACTGCTTCTGGATGCGCGAGTTCCAGTGGTGCGACTTCGCGTGGGACTCCCGGGTGTTCCCGGACCCGGAGGGCATGCTGGCCCGCCTCAAGCGGCGCGGCGTGCGGATCAGTGTCTGGATCAACCCGTACATCGCCCAGCGCTCACCGCTCTTCGCTGAGGGCAAGGCCCTCGGCCATCTCCTGCGCAGACCGGACGGCAGCGTCTGGCAGTGGGACCTCTGGCAGCCCGGCATGGCCCTCGTCGACTTCACCAGCCCGGCGGCCCGCGCGTGGTACGCGGCGAAACTGGAAGCCCTGTTGGCGCAGGGCGTCGACTGCTTCAAGACCGACTTCGGCGAACGGGTGCCCGTGGACGTGGCCTGGTCCGACGGCACGGACCCGGAGCGGATGCACAACTACTACACGTACCTCTACAACCGCACGGTCTTCGACGTCCTCCGCAAACACCGGGGCGAGGGCGAGGCGGTGGTCTTCGCCCGGTCGGCCACGGTCGGGAGCCAGCGCTTCCCGGTCCACTGGGGCGGCGACTGCGAGTCCACCTACGAGTCGATGGCCGAGTCCCTGCGCGGCGGCCTCTCCCTCGGCCTCTCCGGCTTCGGCTACTGGAGCCACGACATCGGCGGCTTCGAGGGCACCCCGTCGCCCGCGCTGTTCAAACGCTGGATCGCCTTCGGCCTGCTCTCCTCCCACAGCCGCCTGCACGGCTCGTCCTCGTACCGGGTCCCGTGGGTCTTCGACGACGAATCGGTCGACGTGCTGCGGGAGTTCACGCGCCTGAAGCTGAGCCTGATGCCTTACCTCTACGAGGCCGCGCGCACCGCCCACGCCGAGGGTGTGCCGATGATGCGCGCGATGGTCCTGGAGTTCCCCGACGACCCCGGCTGCGCGTATCTGGAACGCCAGTACATGCTCGGCCCGGACCTCCTCGTCGCGCCGGTCTTCACCGACGAGGGCGACGTCACGTACTACGTCCCCGAGGGCACCTGGACCCGTTTTCCGGCCGGCGACACCGTCACCGGCCCCCGCTGGGTCCGCGAGCGCCACGGCTTTCTGAGCGTGCCGCTCCTCGTCCGTCCGGGCGCGGTCGTCCCGGTCGGCGCGGTGACGGACCGCCCGGACTACGACCACGCCGACGGCGTCACGCTGCGGGCGTACGGCCTCGCGCACGGCGCCCAGGTCACCGTGCCCGTCGGCGACGCGACGTTCAAGGTCGTACGGGAGGGACGGGTACTGCGCGCCTCGTGCGGCGATCCGAGGGCGCCCTGGGGGCTGGCGGTCGGTGACCGTGAGGTGCGGGCGCCGGCGGGCACGGGCTTTCTGACGATGGACCTGGACGTGGATCCGGACGTGGATCCGGACGTGGATGTCGATGGGGATCCGGACGTGGTCGTGGATCCGGATCTGGAAGGAACGGGGTCGGCGTGA
- a CDS encoding DMT family transporter, giving the protein MTGLLGGVSGGSALGGWVAERAPGPGTLGSGVAAAAAATVAGVTLLGRASGRKNTGGAFEATVTGFAVGTVCLLPMALLEGLVPDMEHAATWTAGLIVYLGAVPTALAYALFFAGLGAVRATTASVVTLVEPLTAAVVGITVLGERPNALVLAGTALLMLAVLFLATDEETGRA; this is encoded by the coding sequence GTGACCGGTCTGCTCGGCGGTGTTTCGGGCGGGTCGGCGTTGGGCGGGTGGGTGGCGGAGCGGGCGCCGGGGCCGGGCACGCTCGGATCCGGCGTGGCGGCTGCGGCAGCCGCGACGGTCGCGGGGGTGACCCTGCTGGGGCGCGCCTCCGGCCGGAAGAACACCGGTGGCGCGTTCGAGGCGACGGTGACGGGTTTCGCGGTGGGCACCGTGTGTCTGCTGCCGATGGCCCTGCTGGAAGGCCTGGTGCCCGACATGGAACACGCGGCGACATGGACGGCGGGGCTGATCGTCTACCTGGGAGCGGTGCCGACGGCGCTCGCGTACGCGCTGTTCTTCGCCGGCCTCGGCGCCGTACGTGCCACGACGGCCTCCGTGGTCACCCTGGTCGAACCGCTCACCGCGGCGGTCGTCGGTATCACGGTCCTCGGCGAACGGCCGAACGCACTCGTCCTCGCCGGCACCGCGCTGCTCATGCTCGCCGTGCTGTTCCTCGCGACCGACGAGGAGACGGGCCGAGCGTGA
- a CDS encoding glycosyltransferase, producing the protein MTRSKRGGTSSRAAQRRTRSPRPSTGTTEEDTAGPTATSTANGSAKHSQKGARKRVGRRVPLRHLLPCVLLLGLMAMLMLRGYVHSEILADHRVRPPVSNDRVPKKILEGGPVIDTRPGRGTSLDIPDHELVLTFDDGPDPTWTPKVLDVLKKHEARAVFFITGTMASRYPDLVERMVDEGHEIGLHTFNHPDLTLQSKDRIDWELSQNQLALAGAAGIRTSLFRPPYSSFSARMDNRTWPVTEYIGSRGYITVVSDVDSQDWQRPGVDEIIRRSTPERGEGAVVLMHDSGGDRSQTVAALDRYISRLVVKGYEFETLTGALDAPSAHTPVRGLGLWKGKVWVTLVQTSEKTTSILVVALAVVGVLVLARFGLMLVLSIAHARRVRRRNFRWGPDGPVTEPVSVLVPAYNEAKCIEQTVRSLVASDHPIEVLVIDDGSSDGTARIVEELSQDLPGVRVVRQLNAGKPAALNRGIANARYDLIVMMDGDTVFEPSTVRELVQPFADPRVGAVAGNAKVGNRDSLIGAWQHIEYVMGFNLDRRMYDILRCMPTIPGAVGAFRREALERVGGMSEDTLAEDTDITMAMHRDGWHVVYAEKARAWTEAPESVQQLWSQRYRWSYGTMQAIWKHRGAVFDRGASGRFGRVGLPLVSLFMVVAPLLAPLIDVFLLYGLVFGPTEKTIGAWLGVLAVQVVCAAYAFHLDKERMTHLISLPLQQLLYRQLMYVVLLQSWITALIGGRLRWQKLRRTGAVGLPGADPAVPSRQAGERRPVG; encoded by the coding sequence ATGACCCGCTCCAAGCGCGGCGGCACGTCGTCACGTGCCGCCCAGCGCCGTACCCGCTCACCGCGTCCGTCCACGGGCACCACCGAGGAGGACACCGCGGGCCCCACCGCCACCAGCACGGCGAACGGCTCCGCGAAGCACTCGCAGAAGGGGGCGCGCAAGCGGGTCGGGCGGCGGGTGCCGCTGCGCCATCTGCTGCCCTGTGTGCTGCTCCTCGGGCTGATGGCCATGCTGATGCTGCGCGGTTACGTGCACAGCGAGATCCTCGCGGACCACCGGGTCCGGCCGCCCGTGTCGAACGACCGGGTGCCGAAGAAGATCCTGGAGGGCGGGCCGGTGATCGACACCCGCCCGGGACGCGGGACCAGTCTCGACATCCCCGACCACGAGCTGGTCCTGACCTTCGACGACGGGCCGGACCCCACATGGACCCCCAAGGTCCTCGACGTGCTGAAGAAGCACGAGGCCAGGGCCGTCTTCTTCATCACCGGCACGATGGCCTCGCGCTACCCGGACCTGGTCGAGCGCATGGTCGACGAGGGCCACGAGATCGGCCTGCACACCTTCAACCACCCGGACCTGACTCTCCAGTCCAAGGACCGCATCGACTGGGAGCTGTCCCAGAACCAGCTCGCCCTCGCGGGCGCGGCGGGCATCCGCACCTCGCTGTTCCGGCCGCCGTACTCGTCGTTCTCGGCGCGCATGGACAACCGGACGTGGCCGGTGACGGAGTACATCGGCAGCCGCGGCTACATCACCGTCGTCAGCGACGTCGACAGCCAGGACTGGCAGCGGCCGGGTGTCGACGAGATCATCCGCAGGTCGACGCCCGAGCGCGGCGAGGGCGCGGTCGTTCTGATGCACGACTCAGGCGGCGACCGCTCGCAGACCGTCGCCGCGCTGGACCGGTACATCAGCCGACTCGTGGTCAAGGGATACGAGTTCGAGACCCTGACCGGGGCCCTCGACGCGCCCAGCGCGCACACCCCCGTCAGGGGGCTCGGCCTGTGGAAGGGCAAGGTCTGGGTGACACTCGTGCAGACGTCGGAGAAGACGACGAGCATCCTCGTCGTCGCCCTCGCGGTCGTCGGCGTCCTCGTCCTCGCACGCTTCGGCCTGATGCTGGTGCTGTCGATCGCGCACGCCCGCCGGGTCCGGCGCCGGAACTTCCGCTGGGGACCGGACGGGCCCGTCACCGAGCCGGTGTCCGTCCTCGTGCCGGCGTACAACGAGGCCAAGTGCATCGAGCAGACCGTCCGTTCGCTGGTGGCGAGCGACCACCCCATCGAGGTGCTGGTCATCGACGACGGCTCCAGCGACGGCACGGCCCGCATCGTCGAGGAGCTGAGCCAGGACCTGCCGGGCGTCCGCGTCGTACGGCAGCTCAACGCGGGCAAGCCCGCCGCCCTCAACCGGGGCATCGCCAACGCCCGGTACGACCTGATCGTCATGATGGACGGCGACACGGTCTTCGAACCGTCCACCGTCCGTGAGCTGGTCCAGCCGTTCGCCGACCCCCGGGTGGGCGCGGTCGCGGGCAACGCCAAGGTCGGCAACCGGGACAGCCTCATCGGGGCCTGGCAGCACATCGAGTACGTGATGGGCTTCAACCTCGACCGCCGGATGTACGACATCCTGCGCTGCATGCCGACGATCCCCGGCGCGGTCGGGGCGTTCCGCCGCGAGGCGCTCGAACGTGTCGGCGGCATGAGCGAGGACACCCTCGCCGAGGACACCGACATCACCATGGCCATGCACCGCGACGGCTGGCACGTGGTGTACGCGGAGAAGGCCCGCGCCTGGACCGAAGCCCCGGAATCCGTCCAGCAGTTGTGGTCGCAGCGCTACCGCTGGTCGTACGGCACGATGCAGGCCATCTGGAAGCACCGGGGAGCGGTCTTCGACCGGGGTGCGTCGGGCCGCTTCGGGCGCGTGGGGCTACCGCTGGTCTCGCTGTTCATGGTGGTGGCGCCCCTGCTGGCCCCCCTCATCGACGTTTTCCTCCTCTACGGGCTGGTGTTCGGGCCCACGGAGAAGACGATCGGCGCGTGGCTGGGCGTCCTGGCCGTCCAGGTGGTGTGCGCGGCGTACGCGTTCCACCTCGACAAGGAGCGCATGACCCACCTGATCTCGCTGCCGCTCCAGCAACTCCTCTACCGCCAGCTCATGTACGTCGTCCTGCTGCAGTCGTGGATCACGGCGTTGATCGGCGGCCGGCTGCGGTGGCAGAAGCTGCGGCGGACGGGGGCCGTGGGGCTGCCGGGCGCCGACCCGGCCGTGCCGTCCCGGCAGGCGGGGGAGCGGAGGCCGGTCGGATGA